Proteins from a genomic interval of Poecile atricapillus isolate bPoeAtr1 chromosome 1, bPoeAtr1.hap1, whole genome shotgun sequence:
- the LOC131574791 gene encoding cytochrome c oxidase copper chaperone, with amino-acid sequence MSSVAAASCDGKGAGEAREEKKPLKACCACPETKKARDACIIEKGEENCGHLIEAHKECMRALGFKI; translated from the exons ATGTCCTCGGTGGCCGCCGCTAGCTGCGATGGCAAGGGCGCGGGGGAGGCGCGGGAGGAGAAAAAGCCGCTGAAGGCCTGCTGCGCCTGCCCCGAGACCAAGAAGGCGCGGGACGCCTG caTTATtgagaagggagaagaaaattgTGGGCACCTAATTGAAGCTCACAAAGAGTGTATGAGAGCTCTGGGCTTCAAAATATGA
- the POPDC2 gene encoding popeye domain-containing protein 2 isoform X2: MTIHFERRTAGEGGEWGRMSANSPSWDQAILQPPVCDAWKEIMEEAAYQLASCIVLLGYMGGSGIFGSLYIFGLLAPGYFCYALWGWLSACGLDIFIWNMLLVFACLLQLAHLAYRLRRNTIPEEFDLLYKTMYLPLQVPLEVYKEIVKCCEEQVQSLVRDQNYAVEGKTPIDRLSLLLSGRIRVCQDGQFLHYVFPYQFLDSPEWESLRPSEEGTFQVTLTAETDCSYITWPRKKLYLLLRKDRYIARLFSSHLGYDISEKLYSLNEKLFAKFGLRFDIRLPSLYHVLGPASSEGESEDCEELMPSSGQASVSEPPPQPPPPPPPAPRPRASRPDSDLLASENHLQSSHPLCKGRAPLAPTQTPEL, from the exons ATGACAATTCATTTTGAGCGCAGGACggctggggagggtggggagtGGGGAAGGATGAGCGCAAACAGCCCCTCTTGGGACCAGGCTATTCTCCAGCCTCCCGTGTGTGATGCCTGGAAGGAGATTATGGAGGAAGCAGCCTACCAGCTGGCCAGCTGCATTGTCCTCCTGGGTTACATGGGGGGAAGTGGCATCTTTGGGTCCCTCTATATATTTGGCCTCCTGGCCCCAGGCTACTTCTGCTATgctctgtggggctggctgAGCGCTTGTGGGCTGGATATCTTCATCTGGAACATGCTGCTGGTCTTCGCCTGCTTGCTTCAGCTGGCTCACCTGGCTTACCGGCTCCGCAGAAACACCATCCCAGAAGAGTTTGACCTCCTGTACAAGACCATGTACCTGCCCTTGCAGGTGCCCCTGGAAGTCTACAAAGAAATCGTGAAGTGCTGTGAAGAACAGGTCCAGTCGCTAGTCAGAGACCAGAATTATGCGGTGGAGGGCAAGACGCCCATTGACCGCCTCTCGTTGCTGCTGTCGGGCAG GATCCGAGTGTGCCAGGATGGACAATTCCTTCATTACGTCTTTCCATACCAGTTCCTGGACTCTCCAGAATGGGAGTCACTGCGACCCTCTGAGGAAGGAACTTTCCAG gTCACGCTGACAGCCGAGACTGACTGCAGCTACATCACCTGGCCGAGGAAGAAGCTGTACCTCCTCCTGAGGAAGGACCGCTACATCGCCCGTCTCTTCTCCTCCCATCTGGGCTATGACATCTCGGAGAAGCTCTACTCCCTCAATGAGAAGCTCTTCGCCAAGTTTGGCCTCCGCTTTGACATCCGCTTGCCCAGCCTCTACCATGTCCTTGGGCCAGCCTCCTCCGAGGGGGAGTCGGAGGACTGTGAGGAGCTGATGcccagctctggccaggccagCGTCTCTGAGCCACCGCCACAGCCGCCACCACCGCCACCACCGGCTCCACGCCCCCGGGCATCCCGGCCCGACAGTGACCTGCTGG
- the POPDC2 gene encoding popeye domain-containing protein 2 isoform X1, with the protein MTIHFERRTAGEGGEWGRMSANSPSWDQAILQPPVCDAWKEIMEEAAYQLASCIVLLGYMGGSGIFGSLYIFGLLAPGYFCYALWGWLSACGLDIFIWNMLLVFACLLQLAHLAYRLRRNTIPEEFDLLYKTMYLPLQVPLEVYKEIVKCCEEQVQSLVRDQNYAVEGKTPIDRLSLLLSGRIRVCQDGQFLHYVFPYQFLDSPEWESLRPSEEGTFQVTLTAETDCSYITWPRKKLYLLLRKDRYIARLFSSHLGYDISEKLYSLNEKLFAKFGLRFDIRLPSLYHVLGPASSEGESEDCEELMPSSGQASVSEPPPQPPPPPPPAPRPRASRPDSDLLGEDSTSLVLEDFAELPGSFMDYVSEGEYMK; encoded by the exons ATGACAATTCATTTTGAGCGCAGGACggctggggagggtggggagtGGGGAAGGATGAGCGCAAACAGCCCCTCTTGGGACCAGGCTATTCTCCAGCCTCCCGTGTGTGATGCCTGGAAGGAGATTATGGAGGAAGCAGCCTACCAGCTGGCCAGCTGCATTGTCCTCCTGGGTTACATGGGGGGAAGTGGCATCTTTGGGTCCCTCTATATATTTGGCCTCCTGGCCCCAGGCTACTTCTGCTATgctctgtggggctggctgAGCGCTTGTGGGCTGGATATCTTCATCTGGAACATGCTGCTGGTCTTCGCCTGCTTGCTTCAGCTGGCTCACCTGGCTTACCGGCTCCGCAGAAACACCATCCCAGAAGAGTTTGACCTCCTGTACAAGACCATGTACCTGCCCTTGCAGGTGCCCCTGGAAGTCTACAAAGAAATCGTGAAGTGCTGTGAAGAACAGGTCCAGTCGCTAGTCAGAGACCAGAATTATGCGGTGGAGGGCAAGACGCCCATTGACCGCCTCTCGTTGCTGCTGTCGGGCAG GATCCGAGTGTGCCAGGATGGACAATTCCTTCATTACGTCTTTCCATACCAGTTCCTGGACTCTCCAGAATGGGAGTCACTGCGACCCTCTGAGGAAGGAACTTTCCAG gTCACGCTGACAGCCGAGACTGACTGCAGCTACATCACCTGGCCGAGGAAGAAGCTGTACCTCCTCCTGAGGAAGGACCGCTACATCGCCCGTCTCTTCTCCTCCCATCTGGGCTATGACATCTCGGAGAAGCTCTACTCCCTCAATGAGAAGCTCTTCGCCAAGTTTGGCCTCCGCTTTGACATCCGCTTGCCCAGCCTCTACCATGTCCTTGGGCCAGCCTCCTCCGAGGGGGAGTCGGAGGACTGTGAGGAGCTGATGcccagctctggccaggccagCGTCTCTGAGCCACCGCCACAGCCGCCACCACCGCCACCACCGGCTCCACGCCCCCGGGCATCCCGGCCCGACAGTGACCTGCTGGGTGAGGACTCCACCAGTCTTGTCTTGGAAGATTTTGCTGAGTTGCCGGGGTCTTTTATGGACTATGTGAGCGAAGGGGAGTATATGAAGTGA